The following are from one region of the Gossypium hirsutum isolate 1008001.06 chromosome D03, Gossypium_hirsutum_v2.1, whole genome shotgun sequence genome:
- the LOC107952346 gene encoding dnAJ-like protein slr0093 isoform X2, with product MEGNDNSTSKDYYKILEVDYDATDENIRLSYRKLALKWHPDKHKGDSAVTAKFQEINEAYNVLIDPDKRFEYDLTGIYEIDKYTLREYLARFKGMILTCNGLGISHTST from the exons GATTACTACAAAATTTTGGAAGTAGATTATGATGCAACTGATGAGAACATCAGGTTAAGTTACCGGAAGCTTGCTCTG AAGTGGCATCCAGATAAGCACAAGGGTGATAGTGCTGTTACTGCAAAATTCCAAGAGATAAACGAAGCTTACAACG TGTTAATCGATCCTGATAAGCGCTTTGAGTATGATTTAACTggaatatatgaaattgataagTATACTTTGCGG GAATATCTTGCCAGATTTAAGGGAATGATTCTTACCTGCAATGGGCTTGGTATTAGTCATACATCAACATG